CCAAAGCCAGCACCCAAACCTAAAGCAGAAAGTATAAAAAAGATAGGAATATATGCACCAAACCAGAAAGGTCTGGATATATTAGCAGCAAAAACAAAACCCATATTGCTGTATGCACTTACTCCTACCAAAAAACTGATTATTGCAATTGGAAGCAACCATTTATGGTTTTTTGTAAAAACTAAATAAATTTCTAAAATAATTATTGGCAATTCCAAAGCATAAAGCGTAGACATCCACCAAATAGCACTAGTTATATGTGGTGGAAAATAGTTAACAACAAACCTTAATATCTGTAATTTAAAAGGCCCACCTAAATCCCAAAAAATTACATAAAAACCACCTAATAATGCTGTAAGAGCTAGTAAAATTAACTTTCGTTCCATTAATTGCACATGCTTTAAACCAAATAAATGGCACATAATAACAAGTAGTGATAAGCCTGTGGTAATACCAACCAAAAACGAATAGCCAATAATTAACAAACCCCACGAAACATACCTTGTTACACCATAACTAGGCTCTTGACCATAAAAAAATACATGAGCCATACCATATAAACCTATAGCAGCCATTATAAAAAATAAAATAGTCCAACCATCTATTAATGGCTTGCTAGCTACATTTGAGCTAACCTTCATAAAACCTCCTTCTTACCCCACGTACCACTGGTTTTATTCAAACTAAAAATCACTAATTATTGTAATAGTAAAAATTTTTTTGTCAATCAAATTTTAAAAAAACTTTCCTAATACTTATTTCTTTTCTCTTTAAAAAAATTATTTTGTCAATGCACCTGCTGCTGCGCCAAGTCCTGCACCGACTGCAGCTCCCACTGCTGCACCTGCTGCTGGACTTCCAGCAGTTAGTCCGCCTACTACCGCACCGCCTACGGCACCAATACCTGCACCACTTAAAACACGCTGTTGTGTAGGTGTCATGGTCGAGCAACCACTTAATGTTGCAATGCAAAATAAACCTAAAACAATTTTAATCGCAGGTTTTTTTAAATTAGTTTCTAATACTTTTTCCATCTCTAACCTCCCATTATTATTTTCTGGTTTTATTTTATACTTTTGTAAATTATTATCAAGTTTGATTATTACAAATTTTTAAAAGATCTTTCTTTTTCTAGATTCAACTCCCTTTCTTTTAACGATTGTCTTTTATCATATAGCTTCTTACCTTTCGCCAATGCCAATTCTACTTTAATAAGACCATTTTTTGTGTAAACTTTAATGGGAATGAGCGTAAAACCTTTTTCTTTAGTTTTGCCAATAAGTTTTGCAATTTCTTTTTTATGCAGTAATAATTTCTTTGGCCTAAGAG
This portion of the Desulfurella sp. genome encodes:
- the nrfD gene encoding NrfD/PsrC family molybdoenzyme membrane anchor subunit; translated protein: MKVSSNVASKPLIDGWTILFFIMAAIGLYGMAHVFFYGQEPSYGVTRYVSWGLLIIGYSFLVGITTGLSLLVIMCHLFGLKHVQLMERKLILLALTALLGGFYVIFWDLGGPFKLQILRFVVNYFPPHITSAIWWMSTLYALELPIIILEIYLVFTKNHKWLLPIAIISFLVGVSAYSNMGFVFAANISRPFWFGAYIPIFFILSALGLGAGFGLILCYFTKRLVPSLEDKLATVSHVLERTLFFVVLAMMFFTGWRFGTALYTYQPEVSGAAIALLWGKLSFYFWFFQIFLGLIVPFFMLIKKPSNTGALIAAILVIIGIFFERYNTVIAGQLVPVNSVYYDKVFYVNYTPSLSEISLFISALGVAGLLYLIGDRILNKKFAQEVETEESSH
- the smpB gene encoding SsrA-binding protein SmpB, with the translated sequence MTQIINRKARHDYEIIESFEAGIVLLGSEVKSIKTGNANLKDSYADIENGEVWLYNFHISPYKFASEKFNHQPLRPKKLLLHKKEIAKLIGKTKEKGFTLIPIKVYTKNGLIKVELALAKGKKLYDKRQSLKERELNLEKERSFKNL